One part of the Mycolicibacterium aromaticivorans JS19b1 = JCM 16368 genome encodes these proteins:
- a CDS encoding 2'-5' RNA ligase family protein, producing the protein MAHSIELLLDQRADDAVRHTWQSLADAGLPSQLRVSSDTNRPHITLIAAERISPDVDEPLAELADRLPLRAVLGAPLIFGTGRMTLARLVVPSAGLLALHEHIYDVCLQSVTNAFAHSAPGRWTPHVTLGRRFTPAQAGDALGLVDGITADIRAGIVGLRRWDSDARTDRVLIS; encoded by the coding sequence ATGGCGCACTCGATCGAACTGCTCCTCGACCAGCGTGCCGACGATGCTGTGCGGCACACGTGGCAGTCGCTGGCCGACGCCGGTCTGCCCAGCCAGCTGCGGGTCAGCTCCGACACCAACCGTCCGCACATCACGTTGATCGCCGCCGAGCGGATCTCACCCGACGTCGACGAGCCGCTCGCCGAACTGGCGGACCGCTTACCGCTTCGTGCGGTCCTTGGCGCACCGCTGATCTTCGGCACCGGGCGGATGACGCTGGCGCGGTTGGTGGTTCCCTCCGCTGGACTGCTCGCTCTGCACGAACACATCTACGACGTGTGCCTGCAGTCGGTGACCAATGCTTTCGCACACAGCGCCCCGGGCCGGTGGACGCCGCACGTCACGCTCGGGCGCCGGTTCACCCCGGCTCAAGCCGGCGACGCCCTCGGATTGGTTGACGGGATCACCGCCGACATCCGGGCTGGCATCGTGGGGCTACGACGTTGGGACAGCGATGCGCGGACCGATCGCGTGCTGATCAGTTAA
- a CDS encoding NUDIX hydrolase codes for MPHTSTEHEVLAVVFQVGDVQSRTPALNVLLWQRGLDPERGKWSLPGGRLRADEDLTSSVRRQLAEKVDVREIAHLEQLAVFSDPGRVPGVRTIASTFLGLVPSVATPELPPDTRWHPVSALPEMAFDHAPMVEYARTRLVAKLSYTNIGFALTPREFALSTLRDIYGAALGYQVDATNLQRVLARRGVITPTGTTAHPGRSGGRPAALYRFTDSHLRVTDEFAALRPPG; via the coding sequence GTGCCCCATACTAGCACCGAACACGAAGTACTCGCCGTCGTATTCCAGGTTGGCGACGTCCAGTCGCGTACACCGGCCCTTAACGTGCTGTTATGGCAGCGCGGCCTGGACCCCGAGCGGGGCAAGTGGTCCTTGCCCGGGGGCAGGCTGCGCGCCGACGAAGACCTGACCAGTTCGGTGCGCCGCCAGCTGGCCGAGAAGGTCGACGTCCGCGAGATCGCCCACCTGGAACAGCTCGCGGTCTTCTCCGACCCCGGCCGCGTGCCTGGTGTTCGCACGATCGCCTCGACATTCCTCGGGCTGGTGCCCTCTGTCGCCACCCCCGAACTGCCGCCGGACACCCGCTGGCATCCGGTCAGCGCCCTACCGGAGATGGCATTCGACCACGCCCCGATGGTGGAGTACGCCCGAACCAGGCTGGTCGCGAAGCTGTCCTATACCAATATCGGATTCGCCTTGACACCAAGGGAATTCGCGCTCTCGACGTTACGTGACATCTACGGCGCCGCCCTGGGCTACCAGGTCGACGCCACCAATTTGCAGCGGGTGCTGGCGCGCCGCGGCGTCATCACACCGACCGGGACGACCGCCCATCCGGGTCGCAGCGGCGGTCGCCCGGCGGCGCTGTATCGCTTCACCGACTCGCATTTGAGGGTGACCGACGAGTTTGCCGCGTTGCGTCCACCCGGGTGA
- a CDS encoding TetR family transcriptional regulator, producing MQLHKRDVVDAATTLLDNYGMADLSMRRLARELAVSPGALYWHFANKQQLLGAVADRILRSVHDVPADWRVRVEAICGQLRDALLSHTDGAELVSASFAAGQSEVMTQILNWLADTAVAAGVDAGHAVTAGRTVLYYVLGFTADEQSRLQWDAAGADLPDEQSVLGADASRRFGFGVQLLVDGIAARRRLPV from the coding sequence GTGCAGCTCCACAAACGCGACGTGGTCGACGCGGCGACGACACTGCTGGACAACTACGGCATGGCCGACCTGTCCATGCGGCGGCTGGCCCGCGAGCTCGCGGTGTCCCCGGGAGCGCTGTACTGGCACTTCGCCAACAAGCAGCAACTGCTGGGCGCGGTCGCTGACCGAATCCTGCGAAGTGTCCACGACGTGCCTGCAGACTGGCGCGTCCGCGTCGAGGCGATCTGCGGTCAGTTGCGCGACGCCCTGCTGTCCCACACCGACGGCGCCGAGCTGGTGTCCGCCAGTTTCGCCGCAGGCCAGTCCGAAGTGATGACGCAGATACTGAACTGGCTGGCCGACACGGCGGTCGCCGCGGGCGTCGATGCCGGGCACGCCGTGACCGCCGGCCGCACTGTCCTCTACTACGTACTTGGCTTCACCGCCGACGAGCAGTCCCGTCTGCAATGGGACGCTGCCGGCGCCGACCTTCCCGACGAACAATCCGTACTCGGCGCCGATGCCAGTCGACGGTTCGGCTTCGGGGTGCAGTTGCTGGTCGACGGCATCGCGGCACGGCGCAGGCTGCCGGTGTGA
- a CDS encoding lipase family protein: protein MHPVSTGAPSPEWIGRAPHEELERGAHPLLPDEDPFYEPPAGFEHAEPGTVLRSRDVQLGFLGLIPQRVRATQLLYRSTDHNGLPQATVTTVLIPSGHTPDQVRNVVSYQCAIDAVASRCFPSYAMRRHAKAVGSLPQLEYLLVAAALAEGWVVSVPDHEGPAGIWGAPYEPGYAVLDGVRAALGFEAFGLAADSQIGLWGYSGGGLATAWAAEVHEDYAPELNIVGAVLGSPVGDLGHTFRRLNGSYLAALPALVVAALAKTYPDLNRVIEQNATEDGLALLRRLETMTTAEAVIRLFRTDFDDLVHPPLEEILATPEVQYVFDNIKLGKAVPDLPVLIVQAVHDSVIDVDDIDDLVHTYSAGGARVTYHRDMFSEHMLLHPMSAPMTLRWLTDRFAQRPIDEHIVRTKWPTLLNPMTYAGMVRLGGIVARVVSGGRVPFRPL, encoded by the coding sequence ATGCATCCGGTGAGCACCGGGGCTCCGAGCCCCGAATGGATCGGCCGCGCTCCGCACGAGGAACTCGAGCGCGGCGCGCATCCGCTGCTTCCGGACGAGGATCCGTTCTACGAGCCGCCCGCCGGTTTCGAACATGCCGAGCCGGGCACGGTGCTGCGCTCCCGCGACGTCCAACTGGGTTTTCTCGGACTGATCCCGCAGCGGGTGCGGGCCACGCAGCTGCTGTACCGCAGCACCGACCACAACGGGCTACCCCAGGCCACCGTCACCACGGTGCTCATCCCGAGCGGCCATACCCCCGACCAGGTCCGCAACGTCGTCTCGTATCAGTGCGCCATCGACGCGGTGGCCTCGCGCTGCTTCCCCTCCTACGCCATGCGCAGGCACGCCAAAGCCGTCGGCTCGCTGCCACAGCTCGAGTACCTGCTCGTCGCGGCCGCGCTCGCCGAGGGTTGGGTGGTTTCCGTCCCCGACCACGAGGGTCCGGCCGGCATCTGGGGCGCGCCTTACGAACCCGGCTACGCCGTCCTGGACGGGGTGCGGGCCGCACTCGGATTCGAGGCGTTCGGCCTCGCCGCGGACAGCCAGATCGGGTTGTGGGGCTACTCCGGCGGCGGGCTCGCCACCGCGTGGGCGGCCGAGGTGCACGAGGACTACGCCCCCGAGCTGAACATCGTCGGCGCCGTCCTGGGCTCCCCGGTCGGCGACCTGGGCCACACGTTCCGCCGGCTCAACGGCTCCTACCTCGCCGCACTGCCCGCGCTCGTGGTGGCCGCGCTGGCCAAGACCTATCCCGATCTGAACCGGGTGATCGAACAGAACGCCACCGAGGACGGGCTGGCCCTGCTGCGTCGGCTCGAGACCATGACAACCGCGGAGGCCGTCATCCGGCTGTTCCGCACCGACTTCGACGACCTGGTACACCCGCCGCTGGAAGAGATCCTGGCGACGCCGGAAGTCCAGTACGTCTTCGACAACATCAAGCTCGGCAAAGCCGTTCCCGACCTTCCGGTGCTGATCGTGCAGGCCGTCCACGACTCGGTGATCGACGTCGACGACATCGACGACCTGGTACACACCTACTCCGCAGGCGGGGCACGGGTGACCTACCACCGCGACATGTTCAGCGAGCACATGCTGCTGCATCCGATGTCGGCGCCGATGACGCTGCGCTGGCTGACCGACCGGTTCGCCCAGCGCCCGATCGACGAGCACATCGTGCGCACGAAGTGGCCGACGCTGCTCAATCCCATGACGTACGCGGGAATGGTGCGTCTCGGCGGGATCGTCGCGCGTGTGGTGTCCGGCGGCCGGGTGCCGTTCCGACCACTCTAG
- the bioD gene encoding dethiobiotin synthase, which yields MSVLVVTGTGTGVGKTVVTAALACHARVAERDVAVCKPVQTGTADGDDDLAEVGRLSGVTELFGVARYPDPLAPAAAAESAGLPLPSTGELLSVIRDVDRPGRLTLVEGAGGLLVELTADGGTLRDLAVELAAPVLVVVEPGLGTLNHTSLTLEGLGAKGLSCAGLVIGAWPAQPGPAEKSNREALAKLAPVRAALPAGVAAVSPNDFALFSARAFDPDWVAGLI from the coding sequence ATGAGCGTGCTGGTCGTCACCGGCACCGGGACCGGGGTGGGAAAGACCGTTGTGACCGCAGCGCTGGCCTGCCACGCGCGGGTCGCCGAGCGGGATGTCGCGGTGTGCAAGCCGGTGCAGACCGGCACCGCCGACGGCGACGACGACCTCGCTGAGGTGGGCAGGCTGTCCGGCGTCACCGAACTGTTCGGCGTCGCCCGGTATCCGGATCCGCTGGCGCCGGCGGCCGCGGCCGAAAGCGCCGGCCTGCCGCTGCCCAGCACCGGCGAGCTGCTGAGCGTCATCCGTGACGTCGACCGTCCCGGGCGGCTGACGCTGGTTGAGGGGGCGGGTGGCCTGCTGGTGGAACTGACGGCCGACGGTGGGACGCTGCGCGATCTCGCGGTCGAACTCGCCGCGCCGGTGCTCGTCGTCGTCGAACCAGGTCTGGGCACGCTCAACCACACCTCCTTGACGTTGGAAGGGCTTGGCGCCAAGGGGCTTTCGTGCGCCGGTCTGGTGATCGGCGCCTGGCCCGCCCAGCCCGGCCCGGCGGAGAAGTCCAACCGCGAGGCGTTGGCCAAACTGGCTCCGGTCCGCGCGGCGCTGCCTGCGGGAGTGGCCGCGGTGTCGCCGAATGACTTCGCGCTGTTCAGCGCTCGCGCGTTCGACCCGGACTGGGTCGCCGGCCTGATCTGA
- a CDS encoding 8-amino-7-oxononanoate synthase produces MTRVGLSPLAWLDTVEQQRRNAGLRRSLRTRPAVATELDLASNDYLGLSQHPAVIDGGVAALRTWGAGSTGSRLVTGNTELHEEFESALADFAGAEAALVFSSGYTANIGATVALSGPGSLIVSDALSHASLVDACRLSRARVVVAPHLDVEAVEAALAGRDEERAVVITESVFSTDGALAPLRRLHEVCRKHAALLLVDEAHGLGVRGAGGRGLIHEAGLAGAPDVIMTTTMSKSLGSQGGAVLGPAAVRDHLIDAARTMIFDTGLAPAPVGAALAALTVLTAEPQRATAVIDRARELVEMCDVPENPESAVVSVILGDPEIAVAAASACLEAGVRVGCFRPPTVPAGTSRLRLTARASLTDDEMDAARVVLTSVLAAHPR; encoded by the coding sequence GTGACCCGCGTCGGCCTTTCCCCACTGGCCTGGCTCGACACCGTCGAGCAGCAGCGCCGCAACGCCGGCCTGCGTCGATCGCTGCGCACCCGGCCCGCCGTGGCCACCGAACTGGACCTGGCCTCCAACGATTATCTGGGCCTGTCGCAGCATCCCGCGGTCATCGACGGTGGGGTCGCCGCGTTGCGCACCTGGGGTGCAGGCTCGACCGGCTCGCGACTGGTCACCGGAAACACCGAACTGCACGAGGAATTCGAAAGCGCCCTGGCCGATTTCGCCGGAGCCGAGGCCGCGCTGGTGTTCTCCTCGGGCTACACCGCCAACATCGGCGCCACGGTGGCGCTGTCCGGCCCCGGTTCGCTGATCGTGTCCGACGCGCTGTCGCACGCCTCGCTGGTCGACGCCTGCCGGCTGTCGCGGGCACGGGTCGTCGTCGCGCCACACCTCGACGTCGAGGCGGTCGAGGCCGCGCTGGCCGGGCGCGACGAAGAGCGGGCGGTGGTCATCACCGAATCGGTGTTCAGCACCGACGGGGCGCTGGCGCCGCTGCGCAGGCTGCATGAGGTATGCCGCAAGCACGCGGCGCTGCTGCTGGTCGACGAGGCCCACGGTCTCGGGGTTCGCGGCGCCGGCGGGCGTGGCCTGATCCACGAGGCCGGATTGGCCGGGGCACCCGACGTGATCATGACGACCACGATGTCGAAGTCGCTCGGCAGCCAGGGCGGGGCGGTGCTCGGCCCCGCCGCGGTGCGCGACCACCTCATCGACGCCGCGCGCACGATGATCTTCGACACCGGCCTGGCTCCGGCACCGGTCGGCGCCGCGCTGGCCGCCCTCACCGTGCTGACCGCCGAACCGCAGCGCGCTACGGCTGTGATCGACCGGGCCCGGGAGTTGGTCGAGATGTGCGACGTCCCCGAGAACCCCGAATCTGCCGTCGTATCAGTCATTCTCGGTGATCCGGAGATCGCGGTGGCTGCCGCGAGCGCATGCCTGGAGGCCGGGGTGCGGGTCGGGTGTTTCCGGCCGCCGACGGTTCCGGCGGGCACCTCACGGCTGCGACTGACCGCGCGGGCGTCGTTGACCGACGACGAGATGGACGCGGCACGCGTCGTGTTGACCTCGGTATTGGCGGCTCACCCCCGATGA
- a CDS encoding adenosylmethionine--8-amino-7-oxononanoate transaminase: MSALTPHQISEIDAAHIWHPYSTIGAEAMAPVVATRAHGAWLTLVRDDTEIRVLDAMASWWTAVHGHGHPVLDAALSRQLSTMNHVMFGGLTHEPAARLAQLLVDITPAGLETVFFSDSGSVAVEVAVKMALQYWRSSGHFGKSTLMTWRGGYHGDTFTPMSVCDPDGGMHSLWSDVLSQQVFAPPVPGDYDPAYVAAFGEQLLEHADSLAAVIVEPVVQGAGGMRFHDPRYLSDLRALCDRAGVLLIFDEIATGFGRTGELFAADHAGVTPDIMCVGKALTGGYVTLAATLCTLDIARTISGSEAGALMHGPTFMANALACAVSVASVELLLAQDWRSRVAEIGAGLAGGLEPARALSSVADVRVLGAIGVIETHQPVDLTVATPVALDNGVWLRPFRNLIYAMPPFICTPDEVDQITSAMVAVARALT, translated from the coding sequence GTGTCGGCGTTGACCCCCCACCAGATCAGCGAGATCGACGCCGCGCACATCTGGCACCCGTACAGCACGATCGGCGCCGAGGCCATGGCGCCGGTGGTGGCCACCCGCGCCCACGGGGCGTGGCTCACGCTGGTTCGAGACGACACCGAGATCAGGGTGCTCGATGCGATGGCGTCCTGGTGGACGGCAGTGCACGGTCACGGCCACCCGGTGCTCGACGCGGCCCTGAGCCGGCAGTTGTCGACGATGAATCACGTCATGTTCGGCGGGTTGACCCACGAGCCGGCCGCGCGTCTCGCGCAGCTGTTGGTCGACATCACGCCGGCCGGGCTGGAGACCGTCTTCTTCTCCGACTCCGGCTCGGTGGCCGTGGAGGTCGCGGTCAAGATGGCGCTGCAGTACTGGCGCAGCTCGGGCCACTTCGGCAAGTCCACGCTGATGACCTGGCGTGGCGGATATCACGGCGACACCTTCACCCCGATGAGCGTCTGCGACCCCGACGGCGGCATGCATTCCTTGTGGAGCGACGTGCTGTCCCAGCAGGTGTTCGCGCCCCCGGTGCCGGGTGACTACGACCCGGCCTACGTCGCGGCGTTCGGGGAGCAACTGCTCGAACATGCCGATTCACTCGCCGCCGTGATCGTCGAGCCGGTCGTGCAGGGCGCGGGCGGGATGCGATTCCACGACCCGCGCTACCTGAGCGACCTGCGCGCGCTGTGCGATCGCGCCGGAGTACTGCTGATCTTCGACGAGATCGCCACCGGGTTCGGCCGCACCGGCGAGCTGTTCGCCGCCGATCACGCCGGGGTCACTCCGGACATCATGTGCGTCGGCAAAGCGTTGACCGGCGGTTACGTCACGCTGGCGGCCACCCTGTGCACGCTGGACATCGCCCGCACGATCAGTGGTAGCGAGGCCGGTGCGTTGATGCACGGCCCCACGTTCATGGCCAATGCGCTGGCATGTGCGGTGTCGGTGGCCTCGGTCGAACTGTTGCTCGCGCAGGACTGGCGCAGCCGGGTCGCCGAGATCGGCGCCGGGCTGGCCGGAGGACTCGAGCCGGCCCGCGCGCTGTCGTCGGTGGCCGATGTCCGGGTACTCGGTGCGATCGGAGTGATCGAGACGCACCAGCCCGTCGACCTGACCGTCGCGACCCCGGTCGCCCTGGACAATGGCGTCTGGCTGCGGCCCTTCCGCAACCTGATCTACGCGATGCCGCCGTTCATCTGCACGCCGGACGAGGTGGATCAGATCACCTCGGCGATGGTCGCCGTGGCCCGTGCTCTAACCTGA
- the nadA gene encoding quinolinate synthase NadA, whose translation MTVLDRADAVDGAIGAGLVARISDGPGGYTGVNGDEEWAAEIRRLATLRNATILAHNYQLPAIQDVADHVGDSLALSRIAAEAAEETIVFCGVHFMAETAKILSPEKTVLIPDQRAGCSLADSITAEELQTWKDEHPGAVVVSYVNTTAAVKALTDICCTSSNAVEVVASIPADREVLFCPDQFLGAHVRRMTGRTNLNVWAGECHVHAGINGDELADQARSHPDAELFVHPECGCATSALYLAGEGAFPSDRVKILSTGGMLDAAKASHAKQVLVATEVGMLHQLRRAAPGIDFQAVNDRASCKYMKMITPAALLRCLVDGADEVDVDLETARLARASVQRMIEIGQPGGGE comes from the coding sequence ATGACCGTCTTGGATCGTGCAGACGCCGTCGACGGTGCCATCGGGGCTGGGCTTGTCGCTCGCATCTCCGACGGACCCGGTGGTTACACCGGGGTGAACGGCGATGAGGAATGGGCCGCCGAGATTCGCCGGCTGGCCACCTTGCGGAACGCGACCATTCTGGCGCACAACTACCAGTTGCCGGCCATTCAGGACGTCGCTGATCATGTCGGTGACTCGCTGGCACTGTCCCGGATCGCCGCGGAAGCCGCGGAAGAAACGATCGTGTTCTGCGGCGTGCACTTCATGGCCGAGACCGCCAAGATCCTCAGCCCCGAGAAAACCGTGCTGATCCCGGATCAGCGCGCCGGTTGCTCGCTGGCCGACTCGATCACCGCCGAGGAACTGCAGACCTGGAAGGATGAGCACCCCGGTGCGGTCGTCGTGTCCTACGTCAACACCACCGCGGCGGTGAAGGCGCTCACCGACATCTGCTGCACCTCGTCCAACGCCGTCGAGGTGGTGGCCTCGATCCCGGCTGATCGCGAGGTGCTGTTCTGCCCCGACCAGTTCCTGGGCGCGCACGTGCGCCGGATGACCGGCCGGACCAACCTGAACGTCTGGGCCGGCGAGTGCCATGTGCACGCGGGGATCAACGGCGACGAACTGGCCGACCAGGCCCGCAGTCACCCCGACGCCGAGCTGTTCGTCCACCCCGAATGTGGTTGCGCCACATCGGCGTTGTATCTGGCGGGTGAAGGCGCCTTCCCGTCGGATCGGGTCAAGATACTGTCCACCGGCGGCATGTTGGACGCCGCGAAGGCCTCTCATGCCAAGCAGGTGCTGGTCGCCACCGAGGTCGGGATGCTGCACCAATTGCGCCGCGCCGCACCGGGAATCGATTTCCAGGCGGTCAACGACCGGGCGTCCTGCAAGTACATGAAGATGATCACCCCAGCCGCATTGCTGCGCTGCCTGGTGGACGGCGCCGACGAGGTCGACGTCGATCTCGAGACCGCCCGCCTGGCCCGCGCCAGCGTGCAGCGGATGATCGAGATCGGCCAGCCCGGCGGCGGCGAATGA
- the bioB gene encoding biotin synthase BioB, whose protein sequence is MTQAATDVLALAREQVLERGEGLSRDQVLEVLQLSDDHLEDLLALAHEVRMKWCGPEVEVEGIISLKTGGCPEDCHFCSQSGLFASPVRSAWLDIPSLVEAAKQTAKSGATEFCIVAAVRGPDERLLAQVAAGIEAIRNEVDIQIACSLGMLTQEQVDRLKEMGVHRYNHNLETAQSYFPNVVTTHSWEERWGTLEMVREAGMEVCCGGILGMGETLEQRAEFAANLAELDPHEVPLNFLNPRPGTPFGDLEVLPASEALKAVAAFRLALPRTMLRFAGGREITLGDLGAKQGILGGINAVIVGNYLTTLGRPAEADLELLEDLQMPIKALNASL, encoded by the coding sequence GTGACGCAGGCAGCGACGGACGTATTGGCACTGGCGCGCGAGCAGGTGCTCGAGCGCGGCGAGGGGCTGTCCCGCGATCAGGTGCTCGAGGTCTTGCAGCTGTCCGACGATCACCTCGAGGACCTCTTGGCCTTGGCCCACGAGGTCCGGATGAAGTGGTGCGGGCCAGAGGTCGAGGTCGAGGGCATCATCAGCCTGAAAACCGGTGGCTGCCCGGAGGATTGCCACTTCTGTTCGCAGTCCGGGCTGTTCGCCTCGCCGGTGCGCAGCGCGTGGCTGGACATCCCGAGCCTGGTCGAGGCGGCCAAGCAGACCGCGAAGTCCGGCGCCACCGAGTTCTGCATCGTGGCTGCCGTGCGCGGACCCGACGAGCGGCTGCTGGCCCAGGTGGCCGCCGGCATCGAAGCGATTCGCAACGAGGTCGACATCCAGATCGCCTGCTCGCTGGGGATGCTCACCCAGGAGCAGGTGGATCGCCTCAAGGAGATGGGCGTTCACCGCTACAACCACAACCTCGAGACCGCGCAGTCCTACTTCCCCAACGTCGTCACCACACACTCGTGGGAGGAGCGGTGGGGAACGCTGGAGATGGTGCGCGAGGCCGGCATGGAGGTGTGCTGCGGCGGCATCCTCGGTATGGGGGAGACCCTCGAGCAGCGCGCCGAGTTCGCCGCGAACCTGGCCGAGCTCGATCCGCACGAGGTGCCGCTGAACTTCCTGAACCCGCGGCCGGGCACGCCGTTCGGTGATCTGGAGGTGTTGCCGGCATCCGAGGCCCTCAAGGCCGTCGCCGCCTTCCGCCTGGCGCTGCCGCGCACGATGCTCCGGTTCGCCGGCGGCCGGGAGATCACGCTCGGTGACCTGGGCGCCAAACAGGGCATCCTGGGTGGCATCAACGCCGTGATCGTCGGAAATTACCTGACCACGCTGGGTCGCCCGGCTGAGGCCGATCTCGAGTTGCTCGAAGATCTGCAGATGCCGATCAAGGCTCTGAACGCCAGCCTGTAG
- a CDS encoding DUF2567 domain-containing protein yields the protein MNPESQQRFSRRRAAIVVVVGLTVAGAVIGAVWSVLAPSAHGVVALTRSGQRVQTYLGSESDHLFVAAALLIGLLTSMAIVAAVLVWQWRVHRGPLLATALWVGSIAASGAAAGVGALLVRWHYGPVPFDTAPVTPDNRIFYYSEAPPVFFAHGPLQIATTLLFPAALAALAYALMAVATPRDDLGAQPPMDRAAA from the coding sequence GTGAATCCTGAATCACAACAACGCTTTTCGCGGCGACGCGCCGCAATCGTAGTGGTCGTCGGGTTGACCGTGGCGGGGGCGGTGATCGGCGCGGTGTGGTCGGTGCTGGCGCCCTCCGCGCACGGCGTGGTGGCGCTGACCCGATCCGGTCAGCGGGTGCAGACCTACCTCGGCAGCGAATCCGACCATCTGTTCGTGGCGGCGGCACTGCTCATCGGGTTGCTGACGTCGATGGCGATCGTGGCGGCCGTACTGGTGTGGCAGTGGCGCGTCCATCGCGGCCCGCTGCTGGCGACGGCGCTGTGGGTGGGTTCGATAGCCGCCTCCGGCGCGGCCGCGGGCGTCGGCGCGCTGCTGGTGCGCTGGCACTACGGGCCGGTCCCGTTCGACACGGCTCCGGTCACGCCGGACAACCGGATCTTCTACTACTCCGAGGCGCCGCCGGTGTTCTTCGCGCACGGGCCGTTGCAGATCGCGACGACGCTACTGTTCCCGGCTGCGCTCGCGGCGCTGGCATATGCCTTGATGGCGGTGGCCACCCCGCGCGATGATCTCGGGGCTCAGCCGCCGATGGACCGCGCCGCCGCTTAG